The proteins below are encoded in one region of Qingshengfaniella alkalisoli:
- a CDS encoding RNA-binding protein — MTRGGRISDRTEPERKCIVTGETGPKSGLIRFVVGPDAQIVPDILGRLPGRGIYVSADRSALEAAVKKRMFARGAKQQVTLPDDLVRDTELGLAHRVVDLISLARKAGQAVAGYEKVKSWLETERAAVLLQASDGSERGKSKLRPPRGAERHITTLTASELGLAFGRENVIHGALAGGGLTQRVVEEAARLSALRVKHGGERPVGKGTTTR; from the coding sequence ATGACCCGAGGTGGACGCATATCCGACCGGACAGAACCGGAGCGCAAGTGCATAGTCACAGGCGAAACGGGCCCGAAATCCGGGCTTATCCGGTTTGTTGTCGGGCCCGACGCGCAGATCGTTCCGGACATTCTGGGGCGCCTGCCAGGGCGGGGAATTTACGTTTCGGCGGATCGGTCGGCTCTTGAGGCTGCTGTCAAGAAGCGTATGTTTGCGCGCGGAGCGAAACAGCAGGTGACCTTGCCGGACGATCTGGTGCGGGACACGGAACTGGGTTTGGCGCACCGCGTCGTGGATTTGATTTCCCTGGCGCGCAAAGCCGGGCAGGCCGTGGCAGGCTATGAGAAGGTCAAGTCCTGGCTGGAAACGGAACGTGCCGCGGTCTTGTTGCAGGCAAGCGACGGATCGGAGCGCGGAAAATCGAAACTTCGTCCGCCGCGAGGGGCCGAACGCCACATTACGACGTTGACAGCGTCTGAATTGGGTTTGGCTTTCGGGCGGGAAAATGTGATACATGGCGCGCTTGCGGGTGGTGGACTCACACAGCGTGTTGTAGAGGAAGCCGCACGGCTATCAGCCTTGCGCGTAAAGCACGGCGGGGAACGCCCCGTCGGGAAGGGTACGACGACCAGATGA
- the pip gene encoding prolyl aminopeptidase yields MEQFAGSKPVSSLLYPALNPFSQRMLEVGDGHQIYVEQCGNPEGLPVVVLHGGPGGGCSPTMRRYFDPAVYRIILFDQRGCGRSKPHASVEANTTWHLVADIERIRETLGLDRWMVFGGSWGATLALIYAQAHPDRVAYLALRGVFLMTQSELDWFYAGGVGRFWPDVWERFVDPIPVSERDDLIAAYHRRLFSGDLVTETRFARLWAGWENALASIGNDGAAAEGPAEYARAFARLENHYFTNAGFLREDDQIVKNMHKIRHIPAKVVQGRFDMICPPMAAWRLTQNWPGAELKLIPLAGHALSEPGISAELVKTMDSLRRKGNVLGL; encoded by the coding sequence ATGGAACAATTCGCAGGTTCAAAACCGGTTTCCAGCCTTCTGTATCCCGCGCTCAATCCGTTTTCGCAACGGATGCTCGAAGTTGGCGACGGGCACCAGATCTATGTGGAGCAATGCGGCAATCCGGAAGGTTTGCCGGTCGTGGTGTTGCATGGTGGCCCGGGCGGAGGATGCAGCCCGACGATGCGCCGCTATTTCGATCCGGCGGTTTACCGCATCATCCTGTTTGACCAGCGCGGCTGCGGTCGATCCAAGCCGCATGCAAGCGTCGAAGCAAACACGACCTGGCATCTTGTGGCGGATATCGAGCGTATCCGTGAAACGCTGGGGCTGGATCGGTGGATGGTGTTCGGTGGCAGTTGGGGCGCAACGCTTGCGCTGATCTACGCACAGGCCCATCCCGACCGCGTTGCCTATCTCGCGCTGCGGGGGGTGTTTTTGATGACGCAAAGCGAGTTGGACTGGTTCTATGCGGGCGGAGTGGGAAGGTTCTGGCCCGATGTCTGGGAACGATTCGTCGATCCGATTCCCGTATCCGAGCGCGACGACTTGATCGCAGCCTATCACCGGCGGTTGTTCAGCGGTGATCTTGTAACGGAAACACGATTTGCGCGGCTTTGGGCCGGTTGGGAAAACGCGCTCGCGTCCATCGGCAACGACGGTGCAGCGGCCGAGGGTCCCGCGGAATACGCGCGGGCCTTCGCACGGTTGGAAAATCACTACTTCACGAACGCTGGATTCTTGCGGGAGGATGACCAGATTGTGAAGAACATGCACAAGATTCGCCACATTCCGGCGAAGGTCGTGCAGGGACGTTTTGACATGATCTGTCCGCCCATGGCCGCGTGGCGACTGACGCAGAACTGGCCCGGAGCCGAGCTCAAGCTTATCCCTCTGGCGGGTCATGCGCTGTCGGAGCCGGGGATTAGCGCCGAGTTGGTCAAGACGATGGACAGCTTGCGTCGTAAGGGAAACGTGCTGGGGCTTTAG
- the argJ gene encoding bifunctional glutamate N-acetyltransferase/amino-acid acetyltransferase ArgJ: MRADLEVRRLRRKLARAQAQLRALKNETPDESGVAVSPLAPKGGFPDLPVIPGVEFASVAAGVRYRGRTDVMLARLCTGTTIAGVTTRSATRSAPVLDCEEKLAMTPDLRNGAAIIVNSGNSNAFTGGAGQKSVQEITQAVATRLNIPQSRVFSSSTGVIGEPLPHERITSVLDELTKALSDTAISDAAHAIMTTDTFPKGTATEAKLGEDTIRIAGIAKGSGMVAPDMGTMLVYIFTDAKIDTALLQSILRRLTDRTFNAITVDSDTSTSDTLLVAATGQTGDDIVAGSANEAAFSDALHKVMRDLSHQVVRDGEGATKFIEVTVTGADSPEDARRCALAIANSPLVKTAAAGEDPNWGRIVMAVGKSGAKADRDLLSIRFGDILVAENGWVAESYREEDGVACMRADEIVIHVDLGLGEASDTVWTCDLTHGYISINADYRS; encoded by the coding sequence ATGCGCGCTGATTTGGAAGTCCGGCGTCTGCGCCGGAAACTGGCACGGGCGCAGGCACAACTGCGCGCGCTGAAAAACGAGACCCCGGATGAGTCCGGGGTCGCCGTCTCCCCGCTGGCACCCAAAGGAGGCTTTCCCGATCTTCCCGTGATTCCGGGTGTAGAGTTCGCATCTGTCGCCGCAGGCGTCAGGTATCGCGGTCGGACTGACGTCATGCTGGCCAGACTGTGCACTGGCACGACGATCGCAGGCGTCACCACGCGCTCCGCCACGCGCTCCGCCCCGGTTCTGGACTGCGAAGAAAAGCTGGCGATGACGCCCGATCTGCGTAATGGTGCCGCGATCATCGTGAACTCCGGCAATTCCAACGCCTTCACCGGAGGCGCGGGCCAGAAATCTGTGCAGGAGATCACCCAAGCTGTCGCAACCCGCCTGAATATCCCTCAATCGCGTGTCTTTTCATCGTCAACTGGTGTAATTGGCGAACCGCTCCCGCATGAGCGCATCACGAGTGTTTTGGACGAGCTGACCAAAGCCTTGTCTGACACCGCCATCTCCGACGCTGCCCACGCGATCATGACGACAGACACCTTTCCCAAAGGCACGGCAACAGAGGCCAAACTGGGCGAGGACACAATCCGCATCGCGGGTATTGCCAAAGGATCCGGCATGGTCGCGCCCGACATGGGCACCATGCTGGTCTATATTTTCACCGACGCGAAGATCGACACAGCGCTGCTGCAATCCATTTTGCGCAGACTGACAGACCGAACCTTCAACGCAATCACGGTGGATAGCGACACCTCGACCTCCGACACGCTTCTGGTTGCCGCTACGGGTCAGACGGGGGATGACATTGTGGCAGGTAGCGCCAATGAAGCTGCCTTCTCCGACGCCCTGCACAAGGTGATGCGCGACCTGTCGCATCAGGTTGTACGCGACGGCGAAGGTGCCACCAAGTTTATTGAGGTCACCGTCACCGGTGCCGATAGCCCGGAAGACGCCCGGCGATGCGCTTTAGCCATCGCTAATTCGCCTCTGGTCAAGACCGCCGCTGCTGGAGAAGATCCCAACTGGGGTCGCATAGTGATGGCCGTCGGTAAATCCGGGGCCAAGGCTGACAGGGATCTGCTGAGCATCCGCTTTGGTGACATATTGGTCGCCGAGAATGGCTGGGTCGCCGAAAGCTACCGGGAGGAAGACGGCGTCGCGTGTATGAGGGCAGACGAGATCGTGATCCACGTGGACCTCGGCCTCGGCGAAGCCAGCGACACAGTGTGGACCTGCGATCTGACCCACGGTTATATTTCCATCAACGCGGATTATCGGTCATGA
- the nusA gene encoding transcription termination factor NusA, with the protein MAITSANQLELLQTAEAVAREKMIDPGLVIEAMEESLARAAKSRYGAEMDIRVSIDRKTGRATFSRVRTVVEDEELENYQSELTVAQAKQYLDNPSIGDTIVDEVPPVELGRIAAQSAKQVILQKVREAERERQYEEFKDRAGTIINGQVKREEYGNIIVDIGRGEAVLRRNEKIGRESYRPNDRIRVYIKDVRREPRGPQIFLSRTAPEFMAELFKMEVPEIYDGIIEIKAVARDPGSRAKIAVISYDSSIDPVGACVGMRGSRVQAVVNELQGEKIDIIPWNEDQPTFLVNALQPAEVSKVVLDEEAERIEVVVPDDQLSLAIGRRGQNVRLASQLTGLDIDIMTEAQESERRQKEFAERTTLFMEALDLDEFFAQLLVSEGFSNLEEVAYVELDELLVIDGVDEDTANELQARARDFIEAVNKQALDKARELGVEDSLVEFDGLTPQMILALAEDGVKTLEDFATCADWELAGGWTTVDGQRVKDDGVLEKFDMGLEEAQNLVMTARVQLGWVDPSELEADVEDEAPETSEEEEA; encoded by the coding sequence ATGGCAATCACCAGTGCAAACCAGCTGGAGCTGCTGCAAACCGCCGAGGCGGTCGCGCGGGAGAAGATGATCGACCCCGGCCTAGTGATCGAGGCCATGGAAGAAAGTCTCGCGCGGGCGGCCAAGTCGCGTTACGGCGCTGAAATGGACATCCGTGTGTCAATCGACCGCAAGACGGGCCGCGCGACATTCTCGCGCGTGCGGACTGTGGTCGAGGACGAGGAACTGGAAAACTATCAGTCTGAGCTTACAGTTGCGCAGGCCAAGCAGTATCTGGATAACCCCTCCATTGGGGACACGATCGTCGATGAGGTGCCACCGGTGGAGCTGGGCCGCATCGCTGCGCAGTCTGCCAAGCAGGTCATCCTGCAGAAGGTGCGCGAAGCGGAGCGTGAGCGTCAGTACGAGGAGTTCAAGGACCGCGCAGGCACGATCATCAATGGTCAGGTCAAGCGCGAGGAGTACGGCAACATCATTGTCGATATCGGCCGCGGTGAAGCTGTCCTGCGACGCAATGAAAAGATCGGACGTGAAAGCTATCGCCCGAATGATCGCATCCGCGTCTACATCAAGGACGTGCGGCGTGAGCCGCGTGGCCCTCAGATTTTCCTGAGCCGTACCGCGCCAGAGTTCATGGCAGAGCTGTTCAAGATGGAAGTGCCGGAAATCTACGACGGCATCATTGAAATCAAGGCTGTTGCTCGCGATCCGGGGTCGCGCGCTAAAATCGCTGTGATTTCCTATGATAGTTCCATCGATCCCGTTGGCGCTTGCGTTGGCATGCGCGGTAGCCGCGTGCAGGCCGTCGTTAACGAGCTTCAGGGCGAGAAGATCGACATCATTCCGTGGAACGAAGACCAGCCGACCTTCCTTGTAAACGCTTTGCAGCCGGCAGAAGTCAGCAAGGTTGTTCTGGATGAAGAAGCCGAGCGGATTGAGGTCGTTGTGCCGGACGACCAGTTGTCATTGGCGATTGGCCGCCGCGGCCAGAATGTGCGCCTGGCCAGTCAGTTGACTGGTCTTGACATTGACATCATGACCGAGGCGCAGGAAAGCGAACGTCGCCAGAAGGAATTCGCCGAGCGTACCACCCTGTTCATGGAAGCGCTTGACCTGGACGAATTCTTCGCGCAACTGCTGGTGTCCGAAGGTTTTTCCAACCTTGAAGAAGTCGCCTATGTTGAGTTGGACGAGCTTCTGGTTATCGACGGTGTGGATGAGGATACCGCGAACGAGCTTCAAGCTCGCGCCCGTGACTTCATCGAAGCAGTCAACAAGCAGGCCCTGGACAAGGCACGTGAGCTTGGCGTCGAGGACAGTCTGGTTGAATTCGATGGGTTGACACCCCAGATGATCTTGGCGCTGGCCGAGGATGGCGTGAAGACTCTCGAAGACTTCGCGACCTGTGCCGACTGGGAACTGGCCGGTGGCTGGACGACGGTCGACGGGCAGCGGGTCAAGGATGACGGGGTTCTCGAAAAGTTTGATATGGGGCTGGAAGAAGCACAAAACCTTGTGATGACCGCTCGGGTACAACTTGGCTGGGTCGATCCTTCGGAGTTGGAGGCTGACGTCGAGGACGAAGCCCCGGAAACATCGGAGGAAGAAGAGGCCTGA
- the rimP gene encoding ribosome maturation factor RimP, with protein sequence MSDLIAKAAIDRRMAEIITPVIEDMGYELVRVRLQGGKTSTLQIMADRPEGGIEVDDCAKISTAVSAVLDVEDPLTDAYTLEVSSPGIDRPLTRLKDFDMWQGYEAKVETTEMIDGQRRFKGELAGVEGDEILITIQQNGEPVTIGLEFEWLSDAKLVLTDDLIKEMLRQRKDAGVVDETAFDEIQTEDPATESQDED encoded by the coding sequence ATGAGCGACCTGATCGCAAAAGCTGCAATCGACCGCCGCATGGCCGAGATCATCACACCGGTGATCGAGGACATGGGCTATGAACTGGTGCGCGTGCGCCTGCAGGGCGGCAAGACAAGCACCCTTCAGATTATGGCCGACCGTCCCGAAGGCGGGATCGAGGTCGATGACTGCGCCAAGATTTCAACGGCCGTTTCCGCAGTTCTCGATGTCGAGGACCCTTTGACTGACGCCTATACGCTTGAGGTGTCGAGCCCGGGCATTGACCGTCCGCTGACGCGCCTCAAGGATTTCGACATGTGGCAGGGATACGAGGCCAAGGTCGAAACAACGGAAATGATCGACGGGCAGCGCCGCTTCAAAGGTGAGCTGGCTGGCGTGGAGGGGGACGAGATCCTCATCACCATCCAGCAGAATGGCGAGCCGGTGACCATAGGACTGGAGTTCGAATGGCTTTCGGACGCCAAGCTTGTTTTGACCGACGATCTGATCAAGGAAATGCTGCGCCAGCGCAAGGACGCGGGCGTGGTCGATGAAACCGCTTTTGACGAGATCCAGACCGAGGATCCCGCAACCGAATCCCAGGACGAGGACTGA
- the mutT gene encoding 8-oxo-dGTP diphosphatase MutT translates to MKTILVAAVVLVDRDGRVLLAQRPEGKSMAGLWEFPGGKVETDETPEAALIRELHEELGIETWDSCLAPLTFASHSYDDFHLLMPVFICRKWEGIVQSREGQALDWVRPNRLRDYEMPAADIPLIPFIRDWV, encoded by the coding sequence ATGAAGACGATCCTCGTTGCCGCTGTTGTTCTCGTCGACCGTGACGGGCGTGTGCTCCTTGCTCAACGCCCAGAAGGAAAATCCATGGCGGGGTTGTGGGAGTTTCCAGGCGGTAAAGTTGAGACCGATGAAACGCCCGAGGCCGCACTTATCCGTGAACTGCACGAAGAGCTTGGGATAGAGACGTGGGACAGTTGTCTGGCTCCCCTCACCTTCGCGTCTCACAGTTACGACGATTTCCACTTGCTGATGCCCGTCTTCATTTGTCGCAAATGGGAAGGAATCGTACAGTCCCGGGAAGGGCAGGCGCTGGATTGGGTTCGGCCAAACCGGCTCCGCGACTATGAGATGCCGGCGGCGGACATTCCCTTGATTCCATTTATCCGAGATTGGGTTTGA
- a CDS encoding peptidylprolyl isomerase: protein MDCQRRPIGAAKHKEYMMQIRSTLLLAPVFSFGLAGQVAAQDTVTADTVLATVNGDEITAGQLLLIRAQLPQQYQQVPPDALFSGLLDQVIQQTLLAQQVDSPDPQTKAALKNEERAVLASAALEDVVSAAVTDEAIQQKYDEAYADAEPTKEYSASHILVETEEEAADLKTQLDEGADFAELARENSTGPSGPNGGELGWFSEGMMVPEFEQAVMAMAPGQVSDPIETQFGWHVIKLTETRMADAPTLEEVRGELAGQIQQEAVEAHLNELTDGSEIDRATAEEIDPSFLTAGDLFDE, encoded by the coding sequence TTGGACTGTCAACGTCGCCCGATCGGTGCGGCCAAACACAAGGAATACATGATGCAGATCCGCTCAACGCTCTTGCTCGCGCCCGTCTTCTCTTTTGGACTGGCCGGACAAGTCGCAGCGCAGGACACCGTCACCGCAGATACCGTACTGGCTACCGTCAATGGCGATGAAATTACGGCTGGCCAACTGCTTCTGATCCGCGCACAGTTGCCGCAACAGTATCAGCAAGTGCCGCCGGATGCGCTGTTCTCGGGCCTTCTGGATCAGGTCATTCAGCAAACCCTCCTGGCCCAACAGGTTGATTCTCCCGACCCGCAGACGAAAGCCGCTCTTAAGAACGAAGAACGCGCCGTTCTGGCATCCGCCGCTCTTGAAGATGTGGTCTCTGCCGCCGTGACGGATGAAGCCATTCAGCAGAAATATGACGAAGCCTACGCAGATGCGGAGCCGACGAAGGAATACTCCGCGTCTCACATTCTGGTCGAGACCGAGGAAGAAGCGGCTGATCTTAAGACACAGCTCGATGAAGGCGCGGATTTCGCAGAATTGGCTCGTGAAAACTCGACTGGCCCATCCGGCCCGAATGGCGGCGAGCTTGGCTGGTTCTCCGAGGGCATGATGGTGCCGGAATTCGAACAGGCCGTCATGGCGATGGCACCAGGTCAAGTGTCCGATCCGATCGAAACCCAGTTCGGCTGGCACGTCATCAAACTGACCGAAACCCGCATGGCTGATGCGCCGACGCTGGAAGAAGTTCGCGGCGAACTGGCCGGTCAGATTCAGCAGGAAGCTGTCGAAGCGCACCTGAATGAACTGACCGATGGCTCCGAAATCGACCGCGCTACTGCGGAAGAGATTGATCCGAGCTTTCTGACAGCTGGCGACCTGTTCGACGAATAA
- a CDS encoding DnaJ family domain-containing protein, whose protein sequence is MSHPLNSVIDEAMRKAEAEGAFDNLPGAGQPLRNLHDPKDALLDRAMTESRLNRLSWA, encoded by the coding sequence ATGTCTCATCCACTCAATTCCGTCATTGATGAAGCGATGCGTAAAGCGGAAGCAGAGGGCGCATTCGACAACCTTCCGGGAGCGGGACAACCACTGCGCAACTTGCACGATCCGAAGGACGCGTTGCTCGACAGGGCAATGACGGAATCCCGCTTAAATCGCTTGTCGTGGGCCTGA
- the infB gene encoding translation initiation factor IF-2, with the protein MSDTDGKKTLGVRGGGSRSGQVKQSFSHGRTKNVVVETKRKRVVVPKAGAAKSGGAGGDARRPKGASDAEMERRLKALQAAKAREAEDQKEREAEERRRAEERERRRAELEAKEREEREREEALKAKAEEDERRKREAEETKRADAVAARQPKDEPAAANTAGPDQATNAPNPRKVDKERDREPRQPKSKGRDDNRRSGKLTVNQALRGGEGGRQRSMASMKRRQERDRRKAMSNEPREKVVREVQLPETIVVQELANRMAERVADVVKSLMQSGMMVTQNQSIDADTAELIIEEFGHRVQRVSASDVEDVIHVEQDDPKDLKARPPVITVMGHVDHGKTSLLDAIRNAKVVSGEAGGITQHIGAYQVKTDSGDILTFLDTPGHAAFTSMRARGAQVTDIVVLVVAADDAVMPQTIEALNHAKAAGVPMIVAINKCDKPEANPDKVRTDLLQHEVIVEKMSGDVQDIEVSAITGKGLDELLEAIALQAEILELKASPNRSAQGAVIEAQLDVGRGPVATVLVQNGTLHQGDIFVVGEQWGKVRALINDQGERVKEAGPSVPVEVLGLNGTPEAGDVLNVVDTEAQAREIAEYREHQAKDKRAAAGAATTLEQMLAKAKADENVVELPILVKADVQGSAEAIVQAMEKIGNDEVRVRVLHSGVGAITETDIGLAEASGAPVFGFNVRANASARNTANQKGVEIRYYSVIYDLVDDVKAAASGLLSNEIRERFIGYAEIKEVFKVSGVGKVAGCLVTEGVARRSAGVRLLRDNVVVHEGTLKTLKRFKDEVAEVQSGQECGMAFENYDDIRPADVIEIFEREEVERSL; encoded by the coding sequence ATGAGCGATACAGACGGCAAGAAGACACTGGGAGTGCGCGGCGGCGGCTCTCGTTCGGGACAGGTGAAGCAAAGCTTCAGCCACGGCCGGACGAAGAACGTTGTCGTGGAAACCAAGCGCAAGCGCGTTGTGGTTCCCAAGGCCGGTGCAGCAAAATCCGGCGGTGCCGGTGGCGATGCGCGTCGCCCCAAAGGCGCAAGCGATGCAGAGATGGAGCGTCGTCTGAAGGCGTTGCAAGCCGCCAAGGCTCGCGAGGCTGAAGATCAGAAAGAACGCGAAGCAGAAGAACGCCGCCGCGCTGAAGAGCGCGAGCGCCGTCGTGCGGAACTGGAAGCCAAGGAGCGCGAAGAGCGCGAGCGCGAAGAAGCGCTGAAAGCCAAGGCCGAAGAAGACGAACGTCGCAAGCGCGAAGCCGAAGAAACCAAGCGTGCGGACGCCGTCGCAGCGCGGCAACCGAAAGACGAGCCCGCCGCAGCTAACACTGCCGGCCCGGATCAAGCGACGAACGCACCAAATCCCCGCAAGGTCGATAAGGAACGCGACCGCGAACCGCGTCAGCCGAAGAGCAAGGGGCGCGATGACAACCGCCGTTCAGGCAAGCTGACCGTCAACCAGGCTCTGCGTGGCGGTGAAGGTGGTCGCCAGCGTTCAATGGCCTCAATGAAGCGTCGTCAGGAACGTGATCGTCGCAAGGCGATGAGCAACGAGCCACGTGAAAAGGTCGTTCGCGAGGTTCAACTGCCTGAGACGATCGTCGTTCAGGAGCTTGCAAACCGTATGGCCGAGCGCGTCGCCGACGTGGTAAAATCGCTCATGCAAAGCGGCATGATGGTTACGCAAAACCAGTCGATCGATGCTGACACGGCTGAACTGATCATCGAAGAATTCGGCCATCGTGTACAGCGTGTTTCAGCATCTGATGTCGAGGATGTGATTCATGTCGAGCAGGATGACCCAAAGGATCTGAAGGCGCGTCCGCCGGTTATCACGGTGATGGGTCACGTCGACCACGGCAAGACCTCGCTTCTGGACGCAATCCGGAATGCAAAGGTGGTCTCAGGCGAGGCTGGCGGTATCACCCAGCACATCGGCGCGTATCAGGTGAAAACCGATAGCGGCGATATCCTGACATTCCTCGATACACCCGGTCACGCTGCATTTACGTCGATGCGTGCGCGGGGTGCTCAGGTGACGGATATCGTCGTGCTGGTGGTTGCTGCCGATGATGCCGTCATGCCACAAACCATCGAAGCCCTGAACCACGCCAAGGCCGCCGGTGTTCCGATGATCGTCGCGATCAACAAATGCGACAAGCCGGAAGCGAACCCGGATAAGGTTCGCACGGACCTGCTGCAGCATGAAGTGATCGTTGAGAAGATGTCCGGTGATGTGCAGGATATCGAGGTGTCCGCAATCACCGGCAAAGGGCTGGACGAACTGCTGGAAGCCATTGCGCTGCAGGCGGAGATCCTTGAACTGAAAGCCAGCCCGAATCGTTCTGCGCAAGGCGCGGTGATCGAGGCGCAGCTCGATGTGGGTCGTGGTCCAGTGGCGACTGTGTTGGTTCAGAATGGCACGCTCCATCAGGGCGACATCTTCGTTGTGGGCGAGCAATGGGGTAAGGTCCGCGCACTGATCAATGATCAGGGTGAACGCGTGAAGGAAGCCGGTCCGTCTGTACCTGTCGAGGTGCTCGGTCTGAACGGTACGCCAGAAGCTGGTGACGTCTTGAACGTGGTTGATACCGAAGCGCAGGCTCGTGAAATTGCAGAGTATCGCGAGCACCAGGCCAAGGACAAACGGGCGGCGGCTGGTGCTGCAACAACTCTGGAACAGATGCTGGCCAAGGCGAAGGCCGACGAGAACGTCGTCGAACTTCCCATCCTTGTGAAAGCCGATGTTCAGGGTTCCGCCGAAGCCATCGTTCAGGCGATGGAGAAGATCGGTAACGACGAGGTGCGCGTGCGCGTTCTGCACTCCGGTGTAGGTGCGATCACTGAAACCGATATCGGTCTGGCGGAAGCATCCGGTGCTCCGGTGTTCGGGTTCAACGTGCGTGCGAATGCGTCGGCGCGAAACACGGCAAACCAGAAGGGTGTGGAGATCCGGTACTACTCGGTGATCTACGATCTGGTTGATGATGTGAAAGCGGCGGCGTCCGGCCTGTTGTCGAACGAGATTCGCGAACGCTTCATCGGCTACGCCGAGATCAAGGAAGTCTTCAAGGTCTCCGGTGTCGGTAAGGTTGCTGGTTGTCTGGTCACCGAAGGTGTGGCGCGCCGCTCCGCCGGTGTGCGCCTGCTGCGGGACAACGTTGTAGTCCACGAAGGCACGCTGAAGACCTTGAAACGCTTCAAGGACGAAGTGGCAGAGGTTCAGTCCGGCCAGGAATGTGGTATGGCGTTCGAGAACTACGACGACATCCGCCCGGCAGATGTCATCGAGATTTTCGAGCGTGAAGAGGTCGAGCGATCCCTTTAA